A genomic window from Salvia splendens isolate huo1 unplaced genomic scaffold, SspV2 ctg496, whole genome shotgun sequence includes:
- the LOC121790379 gene encoding EG45-like domain containing protein — MGFARIIMVAVVAASIVSMASAIAGTATFYSPIVPSSCYGFEDRGTMVAAANPALFNNRAACGDRYTVQCTGRTNDGVLQPCRNGPITVTIVDLCPGCAADQIDLSEQAFNQIADPAAGRIRIEYNRVV; from the exons atgggtTTTGCAAGAATAATAATGGTGGCTGTTGTTGCAGCTAGCATAGTTTCCATGGCATCTGCCATCGCTGGAACCGCAACATTCTACAGCCCGATTGTCC CGTCATCATGCTACGGGTTTGAAGACAGAGGCACAATGGTAGCAGCTGCAAATCCCGCACTATTCAACAATCGTGCAGCCTGCGGGGACAGATACACCGTCCAGTGCACTGGGCGCACAAACGATGGGGTGCTGCAGCCATGCCGCAACGGCCCCATCACTGTCACCATCGTTGATCTCTGCCCGGGTTGCGCTGCCGACCAGATCGATCTCTCTGAGCAAGCTTTCAACCAAATTGCTGACCCTGCCGCAGGAAGGATCAGGATTGAATATAACCG GGTGGTTTGA